In Apium graveolens cultivar Ventura chromosome 10, ASM990537v1, whole genome shotgun sequence, the following are encoded in one genomic region:
- the LOC141693758 gene encoding cytochrome c oxidase subunit 5C, producing MAGGRVAHATLTGPSVVKEIVIATVLGMCAGGLWKMHHWNEQKKTRTFYDLLEKGKIGVVVEE from the coding sequence ATGGCTGGCGGTAGGGTTGCTCATGCTACCTTGACAGGACCAAGTGTGGTGAAGGAGATAGTTATTGCAACTGTACTTGGCATGTGTGCAGGTGGTTTATGGAAGATGCATCACTGGAATGAGCAGAAGAAGACCAGAACATTCTACGACCTTCTTGAGAAAGGCAAGATTGGCGTGGTTGTCGAAGAATGA